A window of the Henckelia pumila isolate YLH828 chromosome 3, ASM3356847v2, whole genome shotgun sequence genome harbors these coding sequences:
- the LOC140891157 gene encoding pseudouridine kinase isoform X3 yields MLKLGAKPYLISATGLDLAGNLMLESWRSAGLSIEGIRKNQDIESAVVCNILDGEGELAAGVASVEAIERFLTPEWIRKSKFKFCAAPAVMVDANLSPPALVVSCQMAAEYDAPVWFEPVSVTKSKRVAPIVKYITFTSPNEDELVAMANALSSGNKFSPIERDILSSCSMESLFQMLKPPIWVLLEKGIQVVIVTLGSNGVFLCLKAMHGAEKHDFVKRKSFSLCRKLYETVNLSCPPSRTLNTSRPSGIHYIAIHFPALPASVVRLTGGGDCFVGGTIASICSGLDIMQSVAVGIAAARRAVESESNVPAEFDLTKVADDARSVYSDAKVVFCESKL; encoded by the exons ATGCTGAAACTGGGAGCAAAGCCTTACTTGATAAGTGCCACAGGACTTGACTTGGCAG GCAACTTGATGTTGGAAAGCTGGAGATCTGCTGGATTATCCATAGAAG GCATTAGGAAGAACCAAGATATCGAGAGTGCAGTTGTTTGCAACATATTGGATGGTGAAGGAGAATTAGCTGCTGGTGTTGCTAGTGTGGAAGCAATT GAAAGGTTCCTTACTCCTGAATGGATTCGgaaatcaaaattcaaattctGTGCTGCTCCTGCAGTGATGGTTGACGCAAACTTAAGTCCTCCAGCACTCGTTGTATCTTGTCAAA TGGCAGCAGAATACGATGCTCCTGTATGGTTTGAGCCGGTATCAGTCACAAAGTCCAAAAGAGTTGCTCCCATTGTGAAATAT ATAACCTTTACTTCACCCAATGAAGATGAGCTTGTAGCTATGGCAAATGCTCTTTCTAGTGGAAATAAATTCTCACCAATTGAAAGAGATATTTTGAGCAGTTGCTCGATGGAATCTTTGTTTCAAATGCTAAAACCTCCAATATGGGTTTTGCTAGAGAAAGGTATTCAAGTGGTGATTGTCACTCTTGGATCTAATGGAGTGTTTCTATGCTTAAAAGCAATGCATGGAGCAGAGAAACATGATTTTGTCAAAAGGAAGTCTTTTTCTTTGTGTAGAAAACTATATGAAACTGTTAATTTAAGTTGTCCACCCAGCAGGACTTTGAACACTTCCAGGCCTAGTGGAATCCACTATATAGCTATACATTTCCCTGCACTTCCTGCCTCGGTGGTTAGGCTTACTGGTGGCGGAGACTGCTTCGTTGGTGGCACAATAGCTTCCATCTGTTCTGGTTTAGATATAATGCAGAGTGTGGCGGTTGGGATTGCAGCTGCACGAAGAGCCGTGGAAAGTGAGAGCAACGTCCCTGCAGAATTTGATTTGACCAAAGTTGCAG ATGATGCGAGATCCGTTTACTCAGATGCAAAAGTGGTCTTCTGCGAATCAAAGTTGTGA
- the LOC140891157 gene encoding pseudouridine kinase isoform X1 — MELYKKGQVLGDEAEPVVIGAMILDINATPSVPAKPRTTTPGKVRYALGGVARNVAECMLKLGAKPYLISATGLDLAGNLMLESWRSAGLSIEGIRKNQDIESAVVCNILDGEGELAAGVASVEAIERFLTPEWIRKSKFKFCAAPAVMVDANLSPPALVVSCQMAAEYDAPVWFEPVSVTKSKRVAPIVKYITFTSPNEDELVAMANALSSGNKFSPIERDILSSCSMESLFQMLKPPIWVLLEKGIQVVIVTLGSNGVFLCLKAMHGAEKHDFVKRKSFSLCRKLYETVNLSCPPSRTLNTSRPSGIHYIAIHFPALPASVVRLTGGGDCFVGGTIASICSGLDIMQSVAVGIAAARRAVESESNVPAEFDLTKVADDARSVYSDAKVVFCESKL; from the exons ATG GAATTGTATAAAAAGGGGCAAGTTTTAGGCGATGAAGCAGAGCCAGTTGTAATAGGAGCAATGATTTTGGACATAAATGCCACCCCTTCCGTGCCTGCAAAGCCCAGGACCACCACTCCTGGAAAG GTTCGCTATGCATTAGGTGGTGTAGCAAGAAATGTTGCTGAGTGCATGCTGAAACTGGGAGCAAAGCCTTACTTGATAAGTGCCACAGGACTTGACTTGGCAG GCAACTTGATGTTGGAAAGCTGGAGATCTGCTGGATTATCCATAGAAG GCATTAGGAAGAACCAAGATATCGAGAGTGCAGTTGTTTGCAACATATTGGATGGTGAAGGAGAATTAGCTGCTGGTGTTGCTAGTGTGGAAGCAATT GAAAGGTTCCTTACTCCTGAATGGATTCGgaaatcaaaattcaaattctGTGCTGCTCCTGCAGTGATGGTTGACGCAAACTTAAGTCCTCCAGCACTCGTTGTATCTTGTCAAA TGGCAGCAGAATACGATGCTCCTGTATGGTTTGAGCCGGTATCAGTCACAAAGTCCAAAAGAGTTGCTCCCATTGTGAAATAT ATAACCTTTACTTCACCCAATGAAGATGAGCTTGTAGCTATGGCAAATGCTCTTTCTAGTGGAAATAAATTCTCACCAATTGAAAGAGATATTTTGAGCAGTTGCTCGATGGAATCTTTGTTTCAAATGCTAAAACCTCCAATATGGGTTTTGCTAGAGAAAGGTATTCAAGTGGTGATTGTCACTCTTGGATCTAATGGAGTGTTTCTATGCTTAAAAGCAATGCATGGAGCAGAGAAACATGATTTTGTCAAAAGGAAGTCTTTTTCTTTGTGTAGAAAACTATATGAAACTGTTAATTTAAGTTGTCCACCCAGCAGGACTTTGAACACTTCCAGGCCTAGTGGAATCCACTATATAGCTATACATTTCCCTGCACTTCCTGCCTCGGTGGTTAGGCTTACTGGTGGCGGAGACTGCTTCGTTGGTGGCACAATAGCTTCCATCTGTTCTGGTTTAGATATAATGCAGAGTGTGGCGGTTGGGATTGCAGCTGCACGAAGAGCCGTGGAAAGTGAGAGCAACGTCCCTGCAGAATTTGATTTGACCAAAGTTGCAG ATGATGCGAGATCCGTTTACTCAGATGCAAAAGTGGTCTTCTGCGAATCAAAGTTGTGA
- the LOC140892499 gene encoding phosphatidylinositol 4-kinase alpha 1 produces the protein MESLVELCDLIAQNPTHFADKLAWICSRCPSTEFLLVGSPRVSKSQLNAILALARFLSKCPNHDHETPKSLLLAFYRSIPSSFHANFWPQSFSSESISLFYKDLLNYISKASESSPDFATDVAGFTGEIVAQTISNTDSTISGAFVKALCLHFPPILPSDGNKLISTLLDRFEIAVPSSPRETISTSDAASAQSSPMSLNHYQSPGNEASIVSAGSSSTVSRDDPTASQGILINGASNGEFFSGSVGLSDGGRGGGAVAFKKLVAAFEEEPVESLEKQRIVFELVGHVLDKVVIDSKLLEQVRGIAKQQLQSMMAFLKIRKRDWSEQGQLLKVRINTKLSVYHAAARLQVKTLSSLETEGKTSKRLLHGALALLIEAAEACLFSVWRKLRACEELFCSFLAGISQAAVIRGGQLLRVLLIRFKPLVLATCAQAETWASSQGAMFDSILKTCCEIIEFGWVKDRSPVDTFIMGLAASIRERNDYEEEDGKEKQAAPPVQLNVIRLLADLNVSVNKPEIVDMMLPLFIESLEEGDASTAGLLRLRLLDAVSRMASLGFEKSYREAMVLMTRSYLGKLSSVGSTESRTQVPEATTERVETLPAGFLLIARDLTSNKLRPDYRQRLLSLCSDVGLAAESKSGRSGADFLGPLLPAVAEICSDFDPSVDVEPSLLKLFRNLWFYVALFGLAPPVQKTQATPKPVSTTLNSVGSMGIIALQAVGGPYMWNPSWSSAVQRISQGTPPLVVSSVKWLEDELELNALHDPGSRRGNGNEKTAVNQRTALSAALGGRMEVSAMSTISGVKATYLLAVAFLEIIRFSSNGGILNGGHNSTTSRSAFSCVFEYLKSPNLMPAVSQCLTAIVHRSFETAMSWLDDSATETGLEAEVRESTLSIHACFLIKNLSQRDEHIRDISVSLLTQLRDRFPQILWRSSCLDSLLLSMHNDPPSNIVSDPAYVASVRSLYQRMVREWIMVSLSHAPCTSQGLLQENLCKANTWQRTQPAADVVSLLSEIRIGTGKNDCWVGTKTANIPAVMAAAAAASGGNLKLSDAFNLEVLGTGVVSATVKCNHAGEIAGMKRLYESLGGLEKHPSLGYALNPGLPVLDSSAQPTLPRNGSFNEILFSRFVRLLQKFVNIAEKGGEVDKLEFRETCSHATALLLSNMDSDSKPNIESFSQLLRLLCWCPAYITTPDAVETGVYIWTWLVSAAPQLGSVVLAELVDAWLWTVDTKRGLFASDIRYSGPSAKLRPHLAPGEPEPHPEKDPVEQILAHRLWLGFFIDRFEVVRHASVEQLLLLGRMLQGSTKLPWNFSRHPAATGSFFTLMLFGLKFCSCQSQGNLHNFRSGLQLLEDRIYRASLGWFAHTPEWFDLNNNNFTQSEAQSISLFVHHLLNDRSDTQLDLRTRGLETGGSLNDVKDQNHPVWGQMENYTVGREKRRQLLLMLCQHEADRLEVWAQPIGPKENTSRVKVNSEKWTEFARTAFSVDPRIAVSLAARFPSVAALKTETTQLVQTHILEIRSIPEALPYFVTSKAVDENSTLLQQLPHWAACSITQALDFLSPAYKGHPRVMAYVLRVLESYPPERVTFFMPQLVQSLRYDEGRLVEGYLLRAAQRSDIFAHILIWHLQGETCVPESGKDPTAVKNSSFQALLPVVRQRIIDGFHPKALDLFRREFDFFDKVTSISGVLFHLPKEERRAGIRRELEKIRVEGNDLYLPTAPNKLVSSIQVDSGVPLQSAAKVPIMITFNVVDRYGDYEDVKPQACIFKVGDDCRQDVLALQVISLLKDIFEAVGLNLYLFPYGVLPTDPERGIIEVVPNTRSRSQMGETTDGGLYEIFQQDFGPVGSPSFEAARENFLISSAGYAVASLLLQPKDRHNGNLLFDNLGRLVHIDFGFILETSPGGNMRFESAHFKLSHEMTQLLDPSGVMKSDTWHQFVSLCVKGYLAARRYMDGIINTVLLMIDSGLPCFSRGDPIGNLRKRFHPEMTEREAANFMIRTCTDAYNKWTTAGYDLIQYLQQGIEK, from the exons ATGGAGTCGTTGGTGGAGCTATGTGATCTGATCGCGCAAAACCCGACTCATTTCGCTGATAAACTCGCGTGGATTTGCAGCCGCTGCCCCTCGACCGAGTTTCTGCTCGTCGGATCGCCTAGGGTGTCGAAGTCTCAGCTCAATGCCATTCTCGCTCTTGCTCGATTCCTCTCGAAATGCCCGAACCACGATCACGAGACACCCAAATCGTTGCTCCTTGCGTTTTATCGCTCTATTCCGTCATCGTTCCACGCTAACTTCTGGCCACAATCGTTTTCAAGTGAATCGATTTCCTTGTTTTACAAAGACTTACTGAATTACATCTCCAAGGCGTCTGAATCGTCCCCTGATTTCGCTACCGATGTGGCTGGATTCACGGGAGAAATCGTGGCTCAGACGATTAGTAACACCGATTCGACCATTTCTGGCGCTTTCGTGAAGGCATTGTGTTTGCATTTCCCACCCATTTTGCCCTCCGACGGAAATAAATTGATTTCCACTCTCCTTGACCGGTTTGAAATTGCAGTCCCCAGCTCTCCGAGGGAGACAATCTCGACCTCTGATGCAGCTTCAGCCCAGAGCTCTCCTATGAGCCTGAACCATTATCAATCTCCTGGCAATGAAGCCAGCATTGTTTCTGCGGGGTCCTCCAGCACAGTTTCAAGGGACGATCCAACAGCATCGCAGGGGATTTTGATTAATGGGGCTAGCAATGGAGAGTTTTTTAGTGGGAGTGTTGGGCTAAGTGATGGCGGGAGAGGTGGTGGTGCGGTGGCTTTTAAGAAGCTTGTGGCGGCTTTTGAGGAGGAACCGGTGGAGAGCCTTGAAAAGCAGCGGATTGTTTTTGAGTTGGTCGGACATGTATTGGATAAGGTAGTAATTGATTCCAAGCTTTTGGAGCAAGTAAGAGGAATAGCAAAGCAACAACTTCAATCAATGATGGCTTTTTTAAAG ATAAGAAAGCGTGATTGGTCGGAGCAAGGACAATTACTGAAAGTTAGGATCAACACAAAGTTGTCTGTTTACCATGCTGCAGCAAGATTGCAAGTGAAAACTCTTTCATCTCTTGAAACAGAAGGAAAAACATCAAAGAGATTATTGCATGGAGCTCTTGCTTTGTTGATAGAGGCTGCAGAGGCATGCTTATTCTCAGTATGGCGGAAACTGAGGGCTTGTGAAGAGCTTTTCTGCTCTTTTCTTGCTGGGATTTCTCAAGCAGCTGTCATTCGTGGTGGTCAGCTTCTCCGTGTTCTCTTAATTCGTTTTAAACCGCTTGTGCTGGCTACTTGTGCGCAG GCTGAAACTTGGGCTAGCAGCCAGGGAGCTATGTTTGATAGTATATTGAAAACTTGCTGTGAGATAATTGAGTTCGGTTGGGTCAAGGACAGGTCTCCTGTTGACACTTTTATCATGGGACTGGCTGCTAGTATTCGCGAACGAAATGATTATGAAGAAGAG GATGGAAAAGAAAAGCAGGCTGCTCCACCCGTACAGCTGAATGTCATACGTTTACTTGCTGACTTGAATGTTTCTGTTAATAAGCCTGAAATTGTTGACATGATGTTGCCGTTATTTATTGAGAGTCTAGAAGAGGGTGATGCTTCAACTGCAGGCTTACTGAGACTTCGA CTTCTTGATGCTGTTTCTCGCATGGCGAGTTTAGGTTTCGAGAAGTCCTACCGTGAAGCCATGGTTCTAATGACTCGGAGTTACTTAGGTAAACTATCTAGTGTCGGCTCTACTGAAAGCAGAACTCAGGTACCTGAAGCTACAACAGAACGTGTGGAG ACTTTACCTGCAGGGTTTTTGTTGATTGCTAGAGATCTTACAAGCAATAAATTGCGTCCAGACTACCGCCAGCGATTGTTATCTCTATGTTCAGATGTTGGGTTGGCTGCAGAGTCGAAAAGTGGAAG GAGCGGAGCAGATTTTCTTGGGCCCCTACTACCTGCTGTGGCTGAAATATGTTCAGACTTTGACCCTAGTGTTGACGTGGAACCTTCCCTCTTAAAGCTTTTCCGGAACTTGTGGTTCTATGTTGCTCTCTTTGGGTTAGCACCTCCGGTACAGAAAACCCAGGCTACACCAAAGCCAGTTTCAACTACCCTGAATAGCGTGGGAAGCATGGGCATCATTGCTCTCCAAGCAGTCGGTGGACCATATATGTGGAATCCGTCGTGGTCTTCTGCGGTGCAGCGTATTTCACAAGGGACCCCACCTCTT GTAGTGAGCTCTGTGAAATGGCTTGAGGATGAGTTGGAGCTTAATGCACTTCACGATCCAGGTAGTCGCCGGGGGAATGGAAATGAAAAAACTGCTGTGAATCAAAGAACTGCTCTATCTGCTGCCCTGGGAGGACGAATGGAGGTTTCAGCAATGAGTACGATTTCGG GTGTCAAAGCAACTTATCTTTTAGCTGTAGCATTTTTGGAGATAATAAGATTCAGTAGCAATGGTGGTATTCTGAATGGTGGCCACAATTCTACTACCTCTCGGAGTGCCTTCAGCTGTGTCTTTGAATACTTGAAAAGTCCAAATCTTATGCCAGCAGTTTCTCAATGTTTAACAGCTATTGTTCATCGGTCGTTTGAAACGGCAATGTCTTGGCTG GATGATAGTGCGACTGAGACTGGACTGGAAGCTGAGGTTAGAGAGTCTACTCTCTCTATTCATGCCTGTTTCCTcattaaaaatttgtctcaaaGGGATGAGCATATACGAGACATCTCAGTTAGTTTGTTAACTCAACTCAGAGATAGATTTCCTCAG ATTTTGTGGCGTTCTTCTTGTCTGGATTCTCTGCTACTCTCAATGCATAATGATCCACCTTCAAATATTGTGAGCGATCCTGCTTATGTTGCCAGTGTCCGCTCCTTGTACCAAAGGATGGTCCGGGAATGGATCATGGTTTCACTTTCACATGCTCCATGCACTAGCCAGGGTCTTCTTCAG GAAAATCTTTGCAAAGCTAATACATGGCAGAGAACACAACCTGCGGCCGATGTGGTTTCTCTTCTGTCAGAAATCAGGATTGGTACGGGAAAGAATGATTGTTGGGTTGGTACCAAAACTGCAAATATTCCTGCTGTTATGGCGGCGGCTGCTGCAGCTTCAGGGGGGAACCTGAAGTTGAGTGATGCATTTAATTTGGAGGTTCTTGGTACTGGTGTTGTTAGTGCAACAGTGAAGTGCAACCACGCAGGAGAAATTGCTGGCATGAAAAGATTATATGAGAGCCTAGGAGGCCTTGAAAAGCATCCATCCCTTGGTTATGCTCTTAATCCTGGCCTTCCGGTGTTGGACTCATCGGCACAACCTACACTACCCAGAAATGGATCCTTCAACGAGATATTGTTTTCTAGGTTTGTGCGGCTGCTTCAGAAATTTGTAAATATCGCAGAGAAGGGTGGTGAGGTGGACAAATTAGAATTTCGCGAAACTTGTTCTCATGCTACCGCACTACTTCTTTCCAATATG GATTCAGATTCAAAACCTAACATTGAGAGCTTTTCCCAACTTCTGCGTCTTCTTTGCTGGTGCCCTGCTTACATTACCACGCCTGATGCAGTTGAGACTGGCGTGTATATATGGACATGGCTAGTTTCTGCTGCTCCACAGTTGGGTTCTGTTGTTCTTGCGGAGCTTGTTGATGCATGGCTATGGACTGTAGACACGAAGAGAGGCCTTTTTGCATCTGATATAAGGTACTCAGGACCTTCTGCCAAGTTGAGGCCCCACCTTGCTCCTGGTGAGCCTGAGCCACATCCCGAGAAAGACCCTGTTGAGCAGATTTTGGCTCATAGACTGTGGCTCGGATTTTTTATTGATCGGTTTGAG gTAGTACGGCATGCCAGTGTTGAGCAGCTTTTGTTACTTGGTCGTATGTTGCAAGGATCGACAAAACTCCCTTGGAATTTTTCCCGGCATCCAGCTGCTACAGGATCTTTCTTCACACTGATGCTTTTTGGCCTAAAGTTTTGCTCGTGCCAGTCGCAAGGGAATCTTCACAACTTCAGATCAGGGCTTCAATTGCTGGAAGATAGGATTTATAG GGCTTCTTTAGGGTGGTTTGCCCACACACCTGAGTGGTTTGATTTGAATAACAATAATTTTACTCAGAGTGAAGCTCAATCCATTTCTCTATTTGTCCATCATCTTTTAAATGACCGGTCAGACACTCAACTTGATTTAAGAACTCGGGGACTCGAAACTGGTGGCTCTTTGAATGATGTT aAGGATCAAAATCACCCGGTCTGGGGTCAGATGGAAAACTATACAGTGGGACGGGAGAAGAGGAGGCAGCTACTACTGATGCTGTGCCAGCATGAGGCTGACCGACTTGAAGTTTGGGCACAACCTATTGGACCAAA GGAAAACACTTCTCGGGTTAAAGTCAACTCTGAAAAATGGACAGAATTTGCAAGGACTGCTTTCTCTGTTGATCCTCGAATTGCTGTGTCTTTAGCTGCAAGATTTCCATCAGTTGCTGCTCTGAAGACTGAAACCACCCAGTTAGTACAA ACTCATATACTGGAGATCCGAAGCATTCCTGAAGCTTTGCCTTACTTTGTGACCTCAAAAGCAGTGGACGAGAACTCAACACTTCTGCAACAATTGCCACACTGGGCAGCTTGTTCAATCACACAGGCCTTGGACTTCCTTAGTCCAGCATATAAAGGTCACCCTCGGGTTATGGCTTACGTTCTCAGGGTGCTGGAATCTTATCCACCTGAGAGAGTGACGTTTTTCATGCCTCAGCTGGTGCAGTCGCTAAGATATGATGAAGGG AGGCTGGTTGAAGGATACCTACTCAGAGCTGCACAGAGAAGTGATATATTTGCCCATATTTTGATATGGCATTTACAA GGTGAGACTTGTGTTCCTGAGTCAGGAAAAGATCCAACCGCTGTAAAG AATAGCTCATTCCAAGCACTTCTTCCGGTTGTTAGGCAGCGAATCATTGATGGTTTCCACCCAAAAGCCCTTGACTTGTTTCGAAGGGAATTCGATTTCTTTGACAAAGTCACATCTATATCAGGTGTTCTATTTCACCTTCCAAAAGAGGAAAGACGAGCTGGCATAAGAAG GgagttggagaaaattcgagtTGAAGGAAATGATCTTTATCTGCCTACGGCTCCTAATAAACTCGTCAGTAGTATTCAGGTTGATAGTGGAGTTCCTTTACAATCAGCTGCAAAAGTCCCTATAATGATTACGTTCAATGTGGTAGATCGTTACGGGGATTACGAGGATGTGAAACCTCAGGCTTGCATTTTCAAG GTTGGAGATGACTGTCGACAAGACGTTCTTGCTTTGCAAGTTATTTCACTTTTAAAGGACATTTTCGAAGCTGTCGGACTTAATCTCTATTTATTTCCTTATGGAGTACTTCCAACTGACCCAGAGAGAGGAATTATTGAG GTTGTGCCAAACACACGGAGCAGAAGTCAGATGGGTGAGACCACTGATGGTGGTTTATACGAGATTTTCCAGCAGGACTTTGGACCTGTCGGTTCTCCCAGCTTTGAAGCAGCTCGTGAGAACTTCCTCATTAGTAGTGCTGGATATGCAGTTGCTAGCCTCTTGCTACAACCGAAGGATCGACACAATGGGAACCTTTTGTTTGACAA CCTGGGGCGGCTTGTTCATATTGATTTTGGTTTCATTCTGGAAACTTCACCTGGTGGAAATATGCGTTTCGAGAGCGCACACTTCAAACTGAGTCATGAGATGACTCAGTTACTCGACCCATCCGGAGTTATGAAAAGTGACACATGGCACCAATTCGTGAG CCTGTGCGTGAAAGGTTACCTTGCTGCACGTCGCTACATGGATGGAATCATAAACACAGTGTTACTGATGATAGACAGTGGATTGCCTTGCTTTAGCAGGGGTGATCCTATCGGTAATCTTCGTAAGAGATTTCATCCAGAAATGACCGAGCGTGAAGCAGCCAATTTTATGATTCGTACATGCACCGACGCCTACAATAAGTGGACCACTGCTGGTTACGATTTGATTCAGTATTTGCAACAGGGCATCGAAAAATGA
- the LOC140891157 gene encoding pseudouridine kinase isoform X2 codes for MILDINATPSVPAKPRTTTPGKVRYALGGVARNVAECMLKLGAKPYLISATGLDLAGNLMLESWRSAGLSIEGIRKNQDIESAVVCNILDGEGELAAGVASVEAIERFLTPEWIRKSKFKFCAAPAVMVDANLSPPALVVSCQMAAEYDAPVWFEPVSVTKSKRVAPIVKYITFTSPNEDELVAMANALSSGNKFSPIERDILSSCSMESLFQMLKPPIWVLLEKGIQVVIVTLGSNGVFLCLKAMHGAEKHDFVKRKSFSLCRKLYETVNLSCPPSRTLNTSRPSGIHYIAIHFPALPASVVRLTGGGDCFVGGTIASICSGLDIMQSVAVGIAAARRAVESESNVPAEFDLTKVADDARSVYSDAKVVFCESKL; via the exons ATGATTTTGGACATAAATGCCACCCCTTCCGTGCCTGCAAAGCCCAGGACCACCACTCCTGGAAAG GTTCGCTATGCATTAGGTGGTGTAGCAAGAAATGTTGCTGAGTGCATGCTGAAACTGGGAGCAAAGCCTTACTTGATAAGTGCCACAGGACTTGACTTGGCAG GCAACTTGATGTTGGAAAGCTGGAGATCTGCTGGATTATCCATAGAAG GCATTAGGAAGAACCAAGATATCGAGAGTGCAGTTGTTTGCAACATATTGGATGGTGAAGGAGAATTAGCTGCTGGTGTTGCTAGTGTGGAAGCAATT GAAAGGTTCCTTACTCCTGAATGGATTCGgaaatcaaaattcaaattctGTGCTGCTCCTGCAGTGATGGTTGACGCAAACTTAAGTCCTCCAGCACTCGTTGTATCTTGTCAAA TGGCAGCAGAATACGATGCTCCTGTATGGTTTGAGCCGGTATCAGTCACAAAGTCCAAAAGAGTTGCTCCCATTGTGAAATAT ATAACCTTTACTTCACCCAATGAAGATGAGCTTGTAGCTATGGCAAATGCTCTTTCTAGTGGAAATAAATTCTCACCAATTGAAAGAGATATTTTGAGCAGTTGCTCGATGGAATCTTTGTTTCAAATGCTAAAACCTCCAATATGGGTTTTGCTAGAGAAAGGTATTCAAGTGGTGATTGTCACTCTTGGATCTAATGGAGTGTTTCTATGCTTAAAAGCAATGCATGGAGCAGAGAAACATGATTTTGTCAAAAGGAAGTCTTTTTCTTTGTGTAGAAAACTATATGAAACTGTTAATTTAAGTTGTCCACCCAGCAGGACTTTGAACACTTCCAGGCCTAGTGGAATCCACTATATAGCTATACATTTCCCTGCACTTCCTGCCTCGGTGGTTAGGCTTACTGGTGGCGGAGACTGCTTCGTTGGTGGCACAATAGCTTCCATCTGTTCTGGTTTAGATATAATGCAGAGTGTGGCGGTTGGGATTGCAGCTGCACGAAGAGCCGTGGAAAGTGAGAGCAACGTCCCTGCAGAATTTGATTTGACCAAAGTTGCAG ATGATGCGAGATCCGTTTACTCAGATGCAAAAGTGGTCTTCTGCGAATCAAAGTTGTGA